The following are encoded together in the Bacillus sp. V2I10 genome:
- a CDS encoding GNAT family N-acetyltransferase, which produces MITIKKLSQCTLEEALTAWNKGFEGYYFDMTLSLENFFNRMVLENLSPALSVVAFHDSEPVGLVLNGIRTIDGKKIAWNGGTGVAPEYRSKGVGVKLMEEALSLYEKENVDTATLEAVSHNDRAIKLYEKMGYQVVDRIAHLGHSAPLKFEEPKGGFRVQVKKPRDVQDVSFYNKLMPWQVQWQNIRDGESIHALDEKGETIGFALSKRKYGDDGTLSSILLFQCEAHPEHQEKEAVLRTLLHEAFAFSYTEVIHRTAVNLSKSNHLVHEILEKEGFIEKAEQVFMIKEMSA; this is translated from the coding sequence ATGATCACAATTAAAAAATTGTCTCAATGTACGCTTGAAGAAGCTTTAACCGCATGGAATAAAGGTTTTGAGGGATATTATTTTGATATGACGCTGTCCCTTGAGAATTTTTTTAACCGAATGGTGCTTGAAAATCTTTCGCCGGCATTATCTGTTGTAGCTTTTCACGATTCAGAGCCGGTTGGACTGGTTCTGAATGGAATCAGAACCATAGACGGCAAAAAAATAGCATGGAATGGCGGTACAGGTGTTGCTCCTGAGTACCGAAGCAAAGGGGTCGGGGTAAAGCTGATGGAAGAGGCTTTGTCTCTTTATGAAAAAGAAAATGTAGACACAGCTACTCTTGAAGCCGTCTCTCATAATGATCGTGCGATAAAGCTTTATGAAAAAATGGGCTATCAGGTTGTCGACCGGATTGCACACCTTGGTCATTCAGCTCCTCTAAAGTTCGAAGAACCAAAAGGCGGATTCCGTGTCCAGGTTAAAAAGCCGAGGGACGTCCAGGATGTCTCTTTTTATAACAAGCTGATGCCCTGGCAGGTGCAGTGGCAAAACATAAGGGACGGTGAATCCATTCATGCATTAGACGAAAAGGGTGAAACCATTGGCTTTGCCCTGTCAAAACGGAAATATGGTGATGATGGAACGCTATCAAGCATCCTTTTATTTCAATGTGAGGCACACCCTGAACATCAAGAGAAAGAAGCTGTTCTGCGCACGCTGCTTCATGAAGCATTCGCTTTTTCATATACAGAAGTGATTCACAGGACGGCTGTCAATCTATCGAAATCCAATCATCTGGTCCATGAAATCTTAGAAAAAGAGGGTTTCATAGAAAAAGCAGAGCAAGTGTTTATGATCAAAGAGATGTCTGCATAG
- a CDS encoding TetR/AcrR family transcriptional regulator encodes MAPIVSDEYKEKKKRHILESALKAFGEKGFQVATIDDIVAESGLSKGAIYNYFKSKEEIYLQLMQMRTEQNIAKLKRSFQERGTAKEKLHQFFKNYAEIELSQKWQKMIGVHLEFWIHSGRDEELKKVMTDRYDDVYQVLLVEIIEEGIRQNEFNKETDPSLISSMVWGTIDGICLHYSVIGGNYPYQKQIRALEEMIFMYLEKGGSA; translated from the coding sequence GTGGCTCCAATTGTTTCAGATGAATATAAGGAAAAAAAGAAACGCCATATCCTGGAAAGTGCCCTTAAGGCTTTTGGAGAAAAAGGATTTCAGGTTGCCACAATAGACGATATTGTGGCTGAATCTGGGTTAAGTAAAGGGGCAATCTACAACTATTTTAAAAGCAAGGAAGAAATTTACCTTCAGCTGATGCAGATGCGGACAGAGCAGAATATCGCCAAACTGAAAAGAAGTTTTCAAGAGAGAGGGACTGCAAAAGAAAAACTTCACCAGTTTTTCAAAAACTATGCTGAAATTGAGTTATCTCAAAAGTGGCAGAAAATGATCGGTGTTCACCTTGAATTCTGGATTCATTCAGGCCGTGATGAAGAACTTAAGAAAGTCATGACAGACCGGTATGACGACGTTTATCAAGTACTGCTTGTTGAGATCATCGAAGAAGGCATAAGGCAGAATGAATTCAACAAAGAGACGGATCCATCGCTCATATCTTCTATGGTATGGGGAACCATAGACGGCATTTGTCTTCACTATTCAGTGATAGGCGGGAATTACCCTTATCAAAAACAAATCCGTGCTTTAGAAGAAATGATCTTCATGTACTTAGAAAAGGGGGGATCTGCATGA
- a CDS encoding Na+/H+ antiporter NhaC family protein, with amino-acid sequence METKGNGLALMPLIIFLALFVGSGIITGDFYKMPILVAIIIASGAALMMNRKETFTAKVENFAKGAGHPDLMIMVFIFILAGAFSEVAKGMGAVESTVNLALSFLPQSFLIVGLFIIGAFISLAMGTSMGTIAALAPIGVGISAEADISIALAMAAVIGGAMFGDNLSFISDTTIAAVRTQQTEMRDKFKVNFFIVLPAAIITCAVLIVMTLGNQSPVSSGEFSFIKMLPYIAVLVSALLGMNVIIVLTGGILLSGVIGLSDGTYTLTDFLQKITDGIMGMAELVILSLLIGGMVELIKRNGGIHFILEAMTKRISSKRGAEYAIAGLVSTTNLATANNTISIIAAGPLAKDMADKYEIDKRKSASLLDIFSCSIQGLIPYGAQMLTAAQFAEISPADILPFSYYPFLIAVMGIAAIIIGYPKFKKAK; translated from the coding sequence ATGGAGACAAAAGGAAATGGACTGGCATTAATGCCGTTAATCATATTTCTTGCCCTATTTGTAGGGTCTGGTATTATAACAGGCGATTTTTATAAGATGCCGATTCTTGTTGCAATTATTATTGCATCCGGAGCTGCTCTTATGATGAATCGTAAAGAGACGTTCACAGCGAAGGTTGAGAATTTCGCTAAAGGGGCAGGCCATCCTGATTTGATGATCATGGTCTTTATATTCATCCTGGCCGGAGCTTTCTCAGAAGTGGCAAAAGGGATGGGAGCAGTTGAATCTACAGTCAATCTTGCGCTTTCATTTTTGCCGCAAAGCTTTTTGATTGTTGGATTATTTATTATTGGAGCTTTTATTTCACTTGCAATGGGAACTTCAATGGGAACAATTGCTGCACTTGCTCCAATTGGCGTTGGCATCAGTGCAGAAGCTGATATTTCAATAGCTCTTGCTATGGCTGCTGTTATTGGCGGTGCGATGTTCGGGGACAACCTGTCTTTTATATCGGATACAACAATTGCAGCAGTTCGGACACAGCAGACGGAAATGAGAGATAAGTTCAAAGTAAACTTTTTCATAGTTTTGCCGGCTGCCATTATTACTTGTGCTGTCTTAATTGTGATGACTCTCGGCAATCAATCTCCTGTTTCTTCTGGAGAATTCAGTTTCATTAAAATGCTGCCTTATATAGCCGTTCTTGTATCAGCTCTTCTTGGAATGAATGTCATCATTGTTTTAACTGGCGGGATCCTGCTTAGCGGAGTCATCGGGCTGTCTGATGGCACCTATACGTTAACGGATTTTCTTCAGAAAATAACAGATGGTATTATGGGGATGGCCGAACTGGTCATTCTTTCACTCTTAATCGGCGGTATGGTTGAACTGATTAAACGAAATGGCGGCATTCACTTTATTTTAGAAGCGATGACAAAAAGAATTTCTTCTAAAAGAGGGGCAGAATATGCCATTGCAGGTCTTGTAAGCACGACAAACCTTGCGACTGCAAATAATACCATCTCTATTATTGCAGCGGGTCCGCTGGCAAAAGATATGGCAGATAAGTATGAGATTGATAAACGTAAATCTGCCAGCCTTTTGGATATTTTCTCTTGCAGTATACAGGGTTTAATCCCTTATGGCGCTCAAATGCTTACTGCCGCACAATTTGCTGAGATTTCACCTGCTGATATCCTGCCATTCTCTTATTACCCATTCTTAATAGCCGTTATGGGTATTGCGGCTATTATTATTGGCTATCCGAAATTTAAAAAAGCCAAGTAG
- a CDS encoding TetR/AcrR family transcriptional regulator, whose protein sequence is MSNQFSIEELLKLTDEDVKMSEKQKKVVEAAIEIFADKGFAAASTSEIAKKAGVAEGTIFRHYQTKKDLLFAIVMPTITKFIAPFLVRNFLQDVTKQNHQDLEQMLRYILENRYEFIKKNHPVIKILLQEVFFHEEFRGELRKVVEEHAVEKLKKLITHFQEKGEMIDMPPETVLRMIITTIMGFLIGRFIILPDLDWDDEAEKEYTIQFLLHGLMKK, encoded by the coding sequence ATGAGCAATCAATTTTCCATTGAAGAGCTATTGAAGCTGACAGATGAAGATGTAAAGATGAGTGAAAAACAAAAAAAGGTAGTAGAAGCTGCCATTGAAATATTTGCAGATAAAGGCTTTGCAGCAGCATCAACCAGCGAAATTGCTAAAAAAGCGGGAGTCGCAGAGGGTACAATTTTCCGTCATTATCAAACGAAAAAAGACCTGCTGTTTGCGATCGTCATGCCGACTATAACAAAATTCATTGCCCCGTTTTTAGTAAGGAATTTTCTTCAGGACGTGACGAAGCAAAATCATCAGGACCTTGAACAAATGCTGAGATACATTCTTGAAAACCGCTATGAGTTTATTAAGAAAAATCACCCTGTCATCAAGATTTTGCTTCAGGAAGTTTTTTTTCATGAAGAGTTCAGAGGGGAGCTCCGAAAGGTCGTTGAGGAACATGCAGTTGAGAAACTGAAGAAGCTGATCACGCATTTCCAAGAAAAAGGAGAGATGATTGACATGCCTCCTGAAACAGTTTTACGGATGATCATTACGACAATTATGGGGTTCCTGATCGGAAGGTTCATCATCTTGCCTGATCTGGATTGGGACGATGAAGCAGAAAAAGAATATACGATCCAGTTTCTTCTGCATGGACTGATGAAAAAGTAA
- a CDS encoding ABC transporter permease, whose amino-acid sequence MRVLAIVTRIIQQFFRDKRTLALMLIAPLFILTLMNFIFDSEAYSPKIGVHGAPEQLVTVLGENDSKVIEYDENEPEKWIKADSLDAFISFDKGNQEITLEGSDPGVSRAVLGLLQKSGQPDQQAQPPVNYLHGSDDMTSFDYIGPVLIGVFIFFFVFLIAGVSFLRERTSGTLDRIMATPLKRWELVLGYVIGFGIFTTFQAILISSFSISVLDMMMEGTYFYVLLITFLLAMTSLTLGTLLSTFANNELQMFQFIPLVIVPQVFFSGLFKLETMAEWLQSISYAMPLKYGAEALQGIMIKGYGWEDIAQDVYILLGFSLAFLILNIFALKKVRRL is encoded by the coding sequence ATGAGGGTACTTGCGATTGTGACACGTATCATTCAGCAATTTTTCCGGGATAAGCGGACGCTTGCGCTGATGTTGATTGCTCCGTTATTTATTCTGACTCTGATGAACTTTATTTTTGACAGTGAAGCCTATTCACCTAAAATTGGTGTGCACGGAGCTCCGGAACAATTGGTGACAGTTCTCGGGGAGAACGATAGTAAAGTCATAGAATACGATGAAAATGAACCGGAAAAATGGATAAAAGCAGACAGCCTGGATGCCTTTATCTCTTTCGATAAAGGAAATCAAGAGATTACATTAGAAGGCTCAGATCCGGGTGTAAGCCGGGCAGTGCTGGGTCTGCTCCAAAAAAGCGGCCAGCCGGATCAACAAGCACAGCCACCCGTGAACTATTTGCATGGATCAGACGATATGACCTCCTTTGATTACATCGGTCCAGTCCTTATTGGTGTATTTATCTTTTTCTTTGTTTTTCTGATTGCAGGCGTTTCATTTCTGCGTGAGAGAACAAGCGGTACATTGGACCGGATCATGGCGACTCCGCTTAAACGCTGGGAACTGGTTCTTGGGTATGTGATCGGATTTGGTATTTTTACTACCTTTCAGGCCATTTTGATTTCGTCCTTCTCCATAAGTGTGCTGGACATGATGATGGAAGGCACTTATTTCTATGTACTGCTCATTACGTTTCTGCTTGCCATGACTTCTTTGACTCTCGGAACCTTGCTGTCTACGTTTGCTAATAACGAGCTGCAGATGTTTCAATTCATCCCGCTCGTCATTGTGCCGCAGGTGTTCTTCTCAGGTCTTTTTAAACTGGAAACGATGGCGGAGTGGCTGCAGTCCATCAGTTATGCCATGCCGCTTAAATACGGCGCAGAAGCTCTGCAGGGGATCATGATTAAAGGTTACGGGTGGGAGGATATTGCACAGGATGTCTATATTCTGCTTGGATTTTCCCTGGCTTTTCTGATTCTGAATATCTTCGCTTTGAAAAAGGTGAGAAGGCTGTAA
- a CDS encoding ABC transporter ATP-binding protein, with the protein MSIVIQSVSKSFGKKEVIKDVSFSVGKGEIFGLLGPSGSGKTTLIKMIVGIEEASIGDANVLGVKMPDLKSLQKIGFMAQSDALYGELTGKENITFFAALSGLKGKKKKERIQYVMDLVNLSEHASKRTGDYSGGMKRRLSLAIAMLHEPQILVLDEPTVGIDPILRQSIWEELENIRRTGTTIVVTTHVMDEAEKCDRIGFIREGVLIATGTPEQLKSETMSHTIEEAFLAYGGAKQ; encoded by the coding sequence ATGAGCATCGTAATCCAATCTGTTTCAAAATCATTCGGTAAAAAAGAAGTAATAAAAGATGTTTCATTTTCAGTAGGCAAGGGGGAAATCTTTGGCCTGCTCGGACCTTCAGGGTCAGGAAAAACAACCTTAATTAAAATGATAGTTGGAATTGAAGAAGCAAGCATCGGGGATGCGAACGTTTTAGGTGTAAAAATGCCGGACTTAAAATCTCTTCAAAAAATCGGATTTATGGCGCAGTCAGATGCTCTTTACGGAGAGCTTACCGGAAAAGAAAATATAACTTTTTTCGCAGCTCTCAGCGGTTTAAAAGGAAAAAAGAAAAAAGAGAGAATTCAGTATGTGATGGATCTTGTTAACCTTTCTGAGCACGCATCGAAACGGACGGGAGATTATTCAGGGGGAATGAAGCGGCGCCTGTCGCTTGCGATCGCCATGCTTCATGAGCCTCAAATCCTTGTGCTTGATGAGCCGACGGTGGGAATCGATCCAATCCTGCGCCAGTCGATTTGGGAGGAGCTTGAAAACATCAGGCGTACAGGAACGACGATTGTTGTCACAACGCATGTGATGGACGAAGCTGAAAAATGTGACAGGATTGGTTTCATCCGCGAAGGAGTCCTGATCGCTACGGGAACTCCAGAGCAATTGAAATCAGAAACGATGTCACACACCATTGAAGAAGCATTTTTAGCATATGGAGGTGCTAAACAATGA
- a CDS encoding aldehyde dehydrogenase — MNTQEQIQALLSNQRAYFIKGNTRSVQGRCNQLEKLRLTIKKNERAIMDALKKDLNKSEFEAYATEIGILLEEISFSQKNLKKWAAPKKVKTAMTHLGTTGKIVPEPFGTALIIAPWNYPFQLALSPLIGAIAAGNTAVLKPSEFTPNVSKLLKDLVEETFPSELVAVIEGGIETNQVLLEKKFDVIFFTGSVPVGKIVMEAASKHLTPVILELGGKSPCIVHKDADLKLSAKRIAFGKFTNAGQTCIAPDYLLVHSEIKKEFLSLLQAEVTEMFSEDPLLNENYSRMISEKHFDRLTEFFSDGKAIFGGKADRDSLKIAPTILDEVNADAAVMQEEIFGPIFPVMEYTDLDQAITFIQDRPKPLALYLFTSSKQTEQQIIGQVSFGGGCINDTLMHIATPHLPFGGVGESGMGNYHGKYSFEAFSHYKSVLHQTTKFDFSFRYPHAKKGLKLIRKLLK, encoded by the coding sequence ATGAATACTCAAGAACAAATTCAAGCACTTCTCTCAAATCAAAGAGCTTACTTTATAAAAGGCAACACAAGAAGCGTGCAGGGAAGATGTAATCAGCTCGAAAAGCTTCGTCTTACTATAAAGAAAAATGAACGTGCGATCATGGATGCATTGAAAAAGGATTTAAACAAATCCGAGTTTGAAGCCTATGCAACAGAAATCGGTATCCTACTTGAGGAAATATCATTTTCACAAAAGAATCTAAAAAAATGGGCTGCTCCTAAAAAGGTAAAAACAGCAATGACCCACCTCGGTACAACCGGGAAAATTGTTCCGGAGCCTTTTGGAACAGCGCTGATTATCGCACCTTGGAATTACCCGTTTCAGCTGGCATTATCGCCTCTAATCGGAGCGATTGCCGCAGGAAACACAGCGGTTTTGAAACCATCTGAATTTACTCCAAACGTGTCTAAACTTTTGAAAGACCTTGTAGAAGAAACCTTTCCATCAGAGCTTGTTGCAGTTATTGAAGGAGGAATCGAAACGAATCAAGTGCTGCTCGAAAAGAAATTCGATGTAATTTTCTTTACGGGAAGTGTGCCGGTCGGGAAAATCGTTATGGAGGCAGCATCCAAGCATCTTACTCCCGTTATCTTGGAGCTTGGCGGAAAAAGCCCGTGTATAGTGCACAAAGATGCTGATTTAAAGCTCTCTGCAAAAAGAATTGCGTTCGGAAAGTTTACAAATGCAGGTCAAACCTGTATCGCCCCAGACTATCTGCTTGTACACAGCGAAATAAAGAAAGAGTTTTTATCTTTGCTTCAAGCTGAAGTAACAGAAATGTTCAGTGAGGACCCGCTTTTAAATGAAAATTACAGCAGGATGATCAGTGAGAAGCACTTCGACCGCTTAACGGAATTTTTCTCAGATGGCAAGGCTATTTTTGGCGGAAAAGCTGATCGTGATTCTTTAAAAATTGCTCCAACGATTTTAGATGAGGTAAATGCGGATGCTGCAGTTATGCAGGAAGAGATCTTCGGTCCGATTTTCCCGGTTATGGAATATACCGATTTAGACCAGGCCATAACTTTTATTCAAGATCGCCCTAAACCACTAGCTCTCTACTTATTTACTTCAAGTAAACAGACTGAGCAGCAGATTATTGGACAGGTTTCCTTTGGCGGAGGGTGCATAAACGATACACTGATGCATATTGCCACGCCGCATCTTCCGTTTGGCGGAGTGGGGGAAAGCGGAATGGGCAATTATCACGGCAAGTACAGCTTTGAAGCCTTCTCACATTACAAAAGTGTTCTTCACCAAACAACAAAATTTGATTTTAGTTTCAGATATCCTCATGCAAAAAAAGGGCTGAAATTAATAAGAAAATTGCTTAAATAA
- a CDS encoding cupin domain-containing protein yields MKLKTFMFKDDGSIPNNPNLPLLVYEGAFTSTEQFEYTILEHGWSGTWINGVYDYHHYHSTSHEVLGVISGKAKILFGGENGTAVAVKQGDVAVIPAGVGHKCMEKSSDFQVMGAYPDQQEMDMCTGKKEERPKALKHIQNVPLPENDPLLGKGGPMFDYWK; encoded by the coding sequence ATGAAACTTAAAACATTCATGTTCAAAGACGACGGCAGCATTCCAAATAATCCGAATTTGCCGCTTCTCGTTTACGAAGGAGCCTTTACTTCAACGGAACAATTCGAGTACACGATTCTAGAACACGGCTGGTCAGGAACATGGATAAATGGTGTTTATGACTACCATCATTATCACAGCACCTCTCATGAAGTTTTAGGAGTTATAAGCGGGAAGGCAAAAATCCTTTTTGGCGGGGAAAACGGGACAGCTGTTGCTGTTAAACAAGGGGATGTCGCAGTCATTCCTGCTGGCGTTGGACATAAATGTATGGAAAAAAGCTCAGATTTTCAAGTGATGGGAGCCTATCCGGATCAACAGGAAATGGATATGTGCACGGGAAAGAAAGAAGAGCGCCCAAAGGCATTGAAACATATTCAAAACGTGCCATTACCTGAAAATGATCCTTTATTGGGCAAAGGCGGACCAATGTTTGATTATTGGAAGTAA
- a CDS encoding class I SAM-dependent methyltransferase produces the protein MFSAFTKNFSKPKGFLGIIAGKIMALENQTINKWTISKLRIKPSDHILEIGFGPGYSMGHMLKNYRSIKIDGVDVSETMKEQAEKHLESDIAEGRVKLMTADAEKVELRQRSYDKILSVNNYTIWNNPLAGLENITKSLKPGGSIAITMQPRGEDASAEKTRMFGRQIHDDLLACGYENIKVSYKKVRPVLTVCVTARKKDDAGLR, from the coding sequence ATGTTTTCAGCATTTACGAAAAATTTCAGCAAGCCTAAGGGATTTCTTGGTATCATCGCCGGCAAGATTATGGCACTTGAAAATCAAACAATAAATAAATGGACCATTTCAAAACTGCGCATTAAACCAAGTGATCATATTTTAGAAATTGGATTTGGCCCGGGTTACAGTATGGGCCACATGCTTAAGAATTACCGCAGCATTAAGATAGATGGTGTTGATGTATCCGAAACAATGAAAGAGCAGGCTGAAAAGCATTTAGAATCTGACATTGCAGAAGGGAGAGTTAAGCTCATGACAGCGGATGCAGAGAAGGTTGAATTACGGCAGCGTTCCTATGATAAAATCCTTTCCGTTAATAATTATACAATTTGGAACAATCCCCTTGCAGGACTGGAAAACATTACAAAATCCTTAAAGCCGGGCGGATCAATCGCCATTACCATGCAGCCAAGAGGAGAGGATGCAAGCGCAGAAAAGACAAGAATGTTCGGCCGGCAAATACACGATGACTTGCTTGCATGCGGATATGAAAACATAAAGGTATCATATAAAAAAGTCCGTCCTGTGCTTACAGTTTGCGTAACCGCCAGAAAAAAAGACGATGCAGGATTAAGATAA
- a CDS encoding MFS transporter: MESPQSVQLESGIKQLGLWRNRTFLSLFAAYTLSIFGGTFHTIALNIWILKTYDSATLMSAILITHLLVSTCFASIAGTAADRMNRKKMMWISDLIRCVLVIGLAAAISVQPPFWVIILLTALTALSGLFKAPAFNASLIDVVGKENIQTATGAMSLADNIARTLGFAAGGVVVAAFGGVTAILIDAFMFLLSVILVVIVKDFPEHRAAFTAKTTFKQDFMTGFTYIWKEPFARAITILSPTLILFFTTTLMIIQVMAIKEWRASPIEFGLIEASIPLGYMAGAGLIMFLGEKLVHRGVLIICSMIGLGPLYMLLGGIDSAAWSIPLILLAGFMFSFCTLLVNIILRLEVTSELQGRVFGMIGAFTSVLPPAGLAVASYFTDAFGGGRVLFICGLSLFAIGIVCWVLLKDIKNYK; this comes from the coding sequence TTGGAAAGTCCTCAGTCCGTTCAGTTAGAATCAGGTATTAAGCAGCTCGGCTTGTGGCGCAACCGTACTTTTTTATCTCTTTTTGCTGCATACACTCTATCCATATTCGGAGGCACCTTTCACACAATTGCCTTGAATATTTGGATATTGAAGACGTATGACAGTGCGACATTGATGTCAGCGATATTAATTACTCATCTTCTCGTCAGCACCTGTTTTGCCTCCATTGCAGGGACCGCAGCAGACCGGATGAACCGGAAAAAAATGATGTGGATTTCGGATTTGATCCGGTGCGTGCTTGTAATCGGGCTTGCAGCTGCGATTTCTGTGCAGCCTCCTTTTTGGGTCATCATTCTTTTAACCGCTTTAACTGCTTTATCAGGATTATTTAAAGCACCGGCATTTAACGCTTCCCTCATCGATGTAGTCGGGAAAGAAAACATCCAAACCGCCACAGGAGCCATGAGTCTTGCAGATAATATTGCAAGAACTCTTGGATTTGCAGCAGGCGGAGTCGTCGTGGCCGCTTTTGGCGGCGTCACTGCTATCTTAATTGATGCGTTTATGTTTCTTTTATCCGTTATTCTTGTCGTCATCGTAAAGGATTTCCCTGAACATCGGGCAGCATTTACAGCTAAAACTACTTTCAAGCAGGATTTTATGACAGGTTTCACTTATATATGGAAAGAGCCGTTTGCAAGAGCCATTACCATTCTCTCACCTACTCTTATCTTGTTTTTCACAACTACTCTTATGATTATTCAGGTTATGGCAATCAAAGAATGGAGGGCTAGTCCAATTGAATTTGGACTGATTGAGGCGAGTATTCCTCTTGGATACATGGCAGGTGCCGGACTCATTATGTTTTTAGGGGAAAAACTGGTGCACCGGGGTGTCCTCATTATATGCAGCATGATAGGACTTGGACCGCTTTACATGCTGCTTGGAGGAATAGACTCTGCAGCATGGAGCATCCCGCTTATTCTATTGGCAGGCTTCATGTTTTCTTTTTGTACACTGCTTGTGAATATCATCCTACGTTTAGAAGTAACAAGCGAGCTTCAAGGCAGAGTGTTCGGAATGATTGGTGCGTTCACAAGTGTACTTCCGCCTGCAGGCTTAGCTGTCGCTTCCTATTTTACAGATGCATTTGGAGGAGGACGTGTCCTCTTTATTTGCGGCCTGTCTCTTTTTGCAATCGGGATTGTCTGCTGGGTACTTTTAAAAGATATTAAGAACTATAAATAA
- a CDS encoding YqcI/YcgG family protein codes for MITKSKYLLEKEEMTNPELVPEWVIREYKNFHNVVTDKTFPCYFGMAAEKKGELRYAYVSKEDWSNLPEALIAFKQLFDDAKRLIRHGLFVFVEPEEDEKSIPYYREYFWNILQYLHDSDKEPWPEDYPHDPDHHLWAFSFANEPYFVFGNAPAYKQRKTRDLGNSLVLGFQPRRIFEGLEGTSEGGSMSREKVRERVEKWDQLPKHPNISHYGDPEHREWKQYFIGDDIEPIQGKCPFHHEAMEK; via the coding sequence ATGATAACCAAATCTAAATACCTTTTAGAAAAAGAAGAAATGACTAACCCTGAACTTGTTCCTGAATGGGTCATTCGGGAGTATAAAAATTTTCATAATGTAGTAACAGATAAAACCTTTCCATGCTATTTCGGGATGGCAGCCGAAAAAAAAGGAGAGCTCAGATATGCCTATGTTTCAAAGGAAGACTGGTCAAATCTGCCTGAAGCTCTGATTGCTTTCAAGCAATTATTTGATGATGCGAAAAGACTGATCCGCCACGGATTATTTGTTTTCGTGGAACCGGAAGAAGATGAAAAATCAATTCCTTATTACCGGGAGTACTTCTGGAACATTCTTCAATATCTTCATGATAGTGACAAGGAACCGTGGCCTGAGGATTATCCACATGATCCGGATCATCATCTTTGGGCATTTTCTTTCGCAAATGAGCCGTACTTTGTTTTCGGAAACGCTCCAGCATATAAACAGCGGAAAACGAGAGATTTGGGGAACAGCTTAGTGCTTGGTTTTCAGCCCCGACGCATCTTTGAAGGGTTAGAAGGCACCTCAGAAGGCGGAAGCATGTCCCGTGAAAAGGTGAGAGAGCGCGTTGAGAAGTGGGATCAGCTTCCAAAGCATCCGAACATCAGCCATTACGGAGATCCTGAACACAGAGAGTGGAAGCAATATTTTATCGGGGATGACATTGAGCCTATCCAAGGTAAATGTCCATTCCATCATGAAGCAATGGAAAAATAA